One genomic window of Gavia stellata isolate bGavSte3 chromosome 7, bGavSte3.hap2, whole genome shotgun sequence includes the following:
- the CHST1 gene encoding carbohydrate sulfotransferase 1, with translation MQCSWKAVLLLALASIAIQYTAIRTFTAKSFHSCPIPNPVNCSLSQDTDAAERLCDESPTFSYNLSRKTHVLILATTRSGSSFVGQLFNQHFDVFYLFEPLYHVQYTLIPKLTQSKSTTDRRVMLGASRDLLRSLYDCDLYFLENYIKPQPVNHTTDRLFRRGASKALCSPPVCESLGAVDLHLEEGDCVKKCGTLNLTLATESCREHGHVAIKTVRVPEVSDLRALVEDPRLNLKVIQLVRDPRGILASRSETFRDTYRLWRIWDGTGRKPYNLDVTQLTTVCEDFWNSVSTGLNRPPWLKGKYMLVRYEDLARNPMKKTEEIYDFLGIPMDSNVERWIQNNTRGDRSSSKHKYGTVRNSAATAEKWRFRLSYEIVAFTQHACQQVLAQLGYKTAASEEELKNLSISLVEERDFLPFS, from the coding sequence ATGCAATGTTCCTGGAAGGCTGTCCTCCTACTAGCCTTGGCTTCCATTGCAATCCAGTACACAGCAATCCGGACCTTCACTGCTAAGTCCTTCCACAGCTGCCCCATCCCCAACCCCGTGAACTGCAGCCTGAGCCAGGACACCGATGCAGCCGAGAGGCTGTGTGACGAGAGCCCCACTTTCTCGTATAACCTCTCCAGGAAGACTCACGTCCTCATCCTCGCCACCACCCGCAGCGGCTCCTCGTTTGTCGGGCAGCTGTTTAACCAGCACTTCGATGTCTTCTATTTATTTGAGCCCCTCTACCACGTCCAGTACACCCTGATCCCAAAGCTGACCCAGAGCAAGAGCACGACGGACAGGCGGGTCATGCTGGGGGCCAGCCGAGACCTGCTGAGGAGCCTCTACGACTGCGACCTCTACTTCCTGGAGAACTACATCAAACCCCAGCCCGTCAACCACACCACTGACCGCCTCTTCCGCCGGGGAGCCAGCAAGGCCCTGTGCTCGCCACCCGTCTGCGAGTCCCTGGGAGCCGTTGATCTCCACCTGGAGGAGGGAGATTGCGTGAAGAAGTGCGGCACCTTGAACCTGACGCTGGCCACCGAGTCCTGCAGAGAGCACGGGCACGTGGCCATCAAAACCGTGCGGGTGCCCGAGGTCAGCGACCTCCGGGCCTTGGTGGAGGACCCGCGGCTGAACTTGAAGGTCATCCAGCTGGTGAGGGACCCCCGAGGGATCCTGGCATCCCGGAGCGAGACTTTCCGGGACACCTACAGGCTGTGGAGGATCTGGGATGGCACCGGCAGGAAGCCGTACAACCTGGACGTGACCCAGCTAACCACAGTGTGCGAGGACTTCTGGAACTCCGTGTCCACCGGCCTCAACCGGCCGCCGTGGCTCAAGGGCAAGTACATGCTGGTGCGGTACGAAGACCTGGCCAGGAACCCCATGAAAAAGACCGAGGAGATCTACGATTTCCTGGGCATCCCCATGGACAGCAACGTCGAGCGCTGGATACAGAACAACACCCGAGGAGACAGGTCCTCCTCCAAGCACAAGTACGGGACGGTGCGCAACTCGGCAGCGACAGCGGAGAAGTGGCGGTTCCGGCTGTCCTACGAGATCGTGGCGTTCACCCAGCACGCCTGCCAGCAGGTGCTGGCACAGCTCGGCTACAAAACCGCCGCCTCCGAGGAGGAGCTGAAGAACCTCTCCATCAGCTTGGTGGAGGAGAGAGACTTCCTGCCCTTCTCCTAA